The region TCGGTGATTTCGTCTTCGATTTTACCAAGCAGATCATAGTGATCTGCATAATGTGTGTAAAAGGTGGAGCGATTAATATCTGCCAATTCACAGACTTCTTTTACCGTAATAGCGGAAATAGGCTTTTCCGCCAGTAATGTAATGAGACTTTCCTTCAGTACGTTGCGTGTGTATTTTTTACGTCGATCCAACTTCTCACTCAATTTGATAAGCCCCTTTTTGTGATGTTTTTGCGAAAATCCAACACAATCCAATAAAGTGTTGAAAAGCTGACGGATTCTATAAAACTGTCTGTTGAATATCCAACACAGTGTCTATTACAATAATAAGGTGTGTAAAGGTTAGATTGCAAGAGAGGATGACGCCTTATTGACCCGTCAGCAAGAATCATTAAACATAAAAAATCGATTGTTCTAACATTTGTCATAATCGCGCTGATTAGTACGGTTGCGCAATTTGCGGTTTCCGTGAACTACAATATGGTTGATTATTTGCCGGATGATGCACCATCAATGCAGGCCATGGATTTAATGGAAAAGGAATTTGATACGCCGATTGCGAATGCGCGTGTTATGGTTCGTGATGTATCGATTACTGAGGCTTTAGCATACAAAGAAAAACTGAAAGCAATTGAAGGGGTAACCGGAGTAACTTGGCTGGATGATGTGATTGATTTAAAAAAGCCAATTGAAATGGCTGATCAAAATACGGTGGAAACGTATTATACAGATGATATTGCTTTATTTTCGATAACGATTCGTGATGGCGCTGAAGTTGAAACGACGGATCAAATTTATAATTTGATTGGTGAGGAAAACGCTATTTCAGGAGAGGCAGTAGATACAGCGGTATCACAAAAAATGGCTGGTCAGGAGTCATTAAATGCAGCGTTGTTATTAATTCCAATCATTATCATCATTTTAGTACTATCGACGAATTCCTGGGTGGAACCGGTATTCTTCTTAACAGCGATTGGAATTTCAGTTGTCATTAATTTAGGAACGAATATTTTCATCGGTGAAATATCGTACGTTACACAGTCGGTGGCACCGATTCTGCAGCTGGCCGTATCGTTGGATTATGCTATCTTTTTACTGCATAGTTTTCAGGATTATCGCAAACAAGTTTCAGATCCGAAAGAAGCGATGCGGTTAGCTATTAAACAATCGTTTCCGGCAATTGCGGCCAGTGCATCGACAACGTTTTTCGGTTTTATCGCACTGACATTTATGGATTTTGGAATTGGTGCTGATTTAGGCGTTAACCTTGTAAAAGGAATTGCGCTAAGCTTTATCAGTGTCATCGTCTTCTTACCTGCTTTAACGCTGATGTTTTACAAGTGGATTGATCGGACGCAGCACAAACCATTAGTGCCGAACTTTAAAAATATCGGCAAATGGGTAATGAAGTTCAGGATTCCAAGTTTACTGTTAGTCCTGGTCCTGATCGTTCCGGCATTTTTAGCCCAAAGCCAAACAACTTTTATTTACGGTACTGGTGAACACCCGGAATCAACGCGGGCTGGTGCAGATGCAGCTGCTATTCAAGAGGAGTTTGGGCAAAACACCCCGATGGTTCTGCTTGTTCCGAAAGGGGATATGGCGAAGGAAGAAGAGCTCGTCCAACATTTGAAGGAACTTCCTAATGTGTCGAGTGTCATTTCATACGTGAGTACTGTCGGTTCCGCCATTCCGCCTGGCTATTTGGAAGAAGCGGCGACAGAGCCATTTTATTCAGAAAATTACACGCGAATCACACTGAACACTGAGACTGGTTCAGAGGGTGAAAAAGCCTTTTCGTTAATTGAGGATGTTCGGGATACAGCTGAATCGTATTATAATCAGGTTCACCTGCTCGGTGAAAGTGTGACGCTGTATGATATAAAAAACATCGTTGAAGAAGACAACACAGTTGTGAATTTACTGACGGTTATTACGATTGCCATCGTTCTTTTCGTCACATTCCGATCGATCTCCATACCTGTTGTCTTATTACTGACGATTCAATCGGCTGTATGGTTGAACTTATCGGTCCCATACTTTGCGAATCAGTCACTGGTATATGTCGGATATCTGATTATCAGTACGGTACAGCTGGCCGCAACAGTCGATTACGGTATTCTTTTCACAGAATATTATACGAAGCTGCGTCAGGAAATGCCTGCCATGAAGGCGATTAAGAAAACGATTGATGATAAAGTTTTTGCGATATTTATCTCCGCTTCGATTTTATCAAGTGTCGGATTTATTTTATCGCTCACATCATCAAATCCGATAGTGTCGTCGATTGGCTTACTATTGGGCAGGGGGGCATTGCTTGCATTTCTAATGGTTGTATTCGTTCTGCCGGCTATGTTGGTCCTATTTGATCGAGTAATTGAAAAAACAACGTTAAAAGCAAACTTTTATAAGGGAAAGGGGACTCATGATGAGGTTTAAACGATTAATCGCAGTATTGATGGTAGGTCTGCTTGTGATACAGCCGCTTTCTGCATCATCTGCAGCAGGTGATTCTTCATCAGAGAAGAAAGATTCACAAAATAAAGGGTCGTATTCCGAGAAAAATGAAGTCGTGTATGCCACATTGGATGCGACTGGTGATCAGGAAGCAATGTATGTAGTCAATAATTTCACGGTGGATAAACCTGGGAAAATGGTTGACTATGGATCTTATACCAGTATTGAAAATCTAACCAATTTAACGGATATTGAACAAAACGACAACAAGGTTACGTTTAATGCAACAGGAGACCAGTTTTATTATCAGGGAAATTTAGAGGGTCAATCCTTACCTTGGGATATCAATGTTTCCTATACATTAAACGGTAAAAAATTGCCGCCAGAAAAACTGTTAGGAAAAGATGGGCAGCTTGAGATTCATATCGAAACGAAAGCGAACGAAAAGGCTCGTTCCACTTTTTTCAAAAATTATATGCTGCAAATTTCAGTTCCTTTAAATACGGATATTTTTCAAAATATCAAAACGAAAAACGGCATGATTGCAA is a window of Virgibacillus ihumii DNA encoding:
- a CDS encoding efflux RND transporter permease subunit translates to MVDYLPDDAPSMQAMDLMEKEFDTPIANARVMVRDVSITEALAYKEKLKAIEGVTGVTWLDDVIDLKKPIEMADQNTVETYYTDDIALFSITIRDGAEVETTDQIYNLIGEENAISGEAVDTAVSQKMAGQESLNAALLLIPIIIIILVLSTNSWVEPVFFLTAIGISVVINLGTNIFIGEISYVTQSVAPILQLAVSLDYAIFLLHSFQDYRKQVSDPKEAMRLAIKQSFPAIAASASTTFFGFIALTFMDFGIGADLGVNLVKGIALSFISVIVFLPALTLMFYKWIDRTQHKPLVPNFKNIGKWVMKFRIPSLLLVLVLIVPAFLAQSQTTFIYGTGEHPESTRAGADAAAIQEEFGQNTPMVLLVPKGDMAKEEELVQHLKELPNVSSVISYVSTVGSAIPPGYLEEAATEPFYSENYTRITLNTETGSEGEKAFSLIEDVRDTAESYYNQVHLLGESVTLYDIKNIVEEDNTVVNLLTVITIAIVLFVTFRSISIPVVLLLTIQSAVWLNLSVPYFANQSLVYVGYLIISTVQLAATVDYGILFTEYYTKLRQEMPAMKAIKKTIDDKVFAIFISASILSSVGFILSLTSSNPIVSSIGLLLGRGALLAFLMVVFVLPAMLVLFDRVIEKTTLKANFYKGKGTHDEV